From the genome of Amylibacter sp. IMCC11727:
ATCGCATATGCATCACCAGCAGAATATGTGGCCTCCGAGCCATCGTCGCAAACACAATGAATGGTGCCTTCAACGATGATACCAGTGTGCGTCGCTTGGCAGCTATGCGTACCCACAACTGGTTTGATGTCCTTCGACCATTTCCACTCTGGTGCGAGTGTGAGCTTCATCACACGCTGACCGAGAACGTTAACAGCCTCCATACGTGCATTTGGCATGTCCTTTGATTCATCGGCTTGAGTTGCGAAGCTTTTCACTTCTATCGGCATGTTACTTTTCCCTTTTTTTGATTATTTAGGACGGGATATAGAAGATTTTGAGGTTTCGCCCGTCGCATCTAGTTTGTTGTTATCGCATTCAGGATTCATCACTTTTTGGTGTTACCATTCCGTAAAGTTTTGCCCTCTAAGCTTTCGATCATATCAAGGCATTGCATGACGCACCTCTAAATATCGAAATACGGGCTCTCCATCCAACACATCTGCAAGTGCGTCCAGGGCACCATAGGACATCCGCCAATTCAAATATTCTTCATAGGCAGCCCTACTCGTCCACATAGATACTGCTTCGACGTGTCCGGTCTCTTCGTTGTCAGCCAAGTACAACCAAATGCAATCTGGCCTTGATCGAGTTGCAACAACTAGGGTTGCGAAGTCTGCGAAGAACTTTGCCTTAGCCTCCTTCTTTACAGGTATTTGTAGATTCACGATGCATGTCATAATGCCGTTCCTTATTTTGTATTTATTTGATTAATTTGGGATCAACTTAGGCAAGCCAGTACGATTCTGTTCACCCCAATCAGCTGGGCATCACCGAGTGAAAGATTCCTCGCTCATGGGTGTCGCCACGGTTGTTTCCAAGATGGCGCCGGCGGCGGCTCTTTTCGCTTTGAGTTCCTCATGGCCGCTAAAAGCTTTCATAGATTCTGGAGACTCAAAATCGATAATGACCGTTAATTTATTATCATCATCTTTTTCGGTGCCTGCGAAAATAAGCTTCGCTCCAAGCGCATTTAGGGCGGCCTCATTCTCGTAAAGCATGTCTTTCCAAGGTTTAAAGCCACGAGCCAAATCCTGTGTAAGTTTTACCATCATAGTGGATTTCCTTTGTTTTTGGGTTATTTTTCGCGAGCCCTTTTGGACACAGCATTAGCTTATTTTTAGGGTAAGATTTCATTCGGCTGCGACCACGTGGTACATTTGCTGTCCTGTGCTCAGCATACCTGTGACAGTCCCAACAAATTTCTGTCCGACATATGGCTCATACTTGCCACTGCCAGCAGTTAGTGAGCCAATGTATTCAAGTTGTGGCGTTATCTCACCAAAATAAATGGCCAAATCACCATCTGGATCCATCATACTACAAACGCCCACGCCTCCGAATGGCGCACCTTCAGCAGTCAGTGCTATTGATTGGTTGCATTCTGCCGTTACGAGTGCTGGGAAGCCCTCAGGCGCTTCTGACCAATCCCATAAATCGATTGAACTATTGATCAAAATCGATCCAGTCATGCCTTCCATCATCTTAGAAGACGACGGTGCGTTTGCTAGGCCTGCCATGCTCCAAATTTGTGAGTGACCATCTGCGAGGACAGGGGTAGTGCTGCAAACTAAAATTGCTGCAAGCATTTTGGTAGTATTGATCATCTTTTCGTTCCTATGTTTCAAGATTTGTCTTATTTGGTGCTGTTGCGCTGAGTATTAGAGTGTTGGCCATCAGGACCTTGAGACGTGTGGCAGTTACCGCAGGCGGCTGGGCCTTCTACCAGATAGGTGCCTCGCTCTA
Proteins encoded in this window:
- a CDS encoding cupin domain-containing protein gives rise to the protein MPIEVKSFATQADESKDMPNARMEAVNVLGQRVMKLTLAPEWKWSKDIKPVVGTHSCQATHTGIIVEGTIHCVCDDGSEATYSAGDAYAISPNHDAWCVGGKRAVVYEFAGAWGE